The genomic DNA AGTCACTAAGCAACGGCCGCAGGTTGCAGCCATGGCATCCAGGACAAAGCGAGCCCTGAGCATTCAGTACGAGCTGGAGGAGTTTGCTTTCAAGGCCAGGTTCTCAGTGTATGGGCTGGCGAGGGAGCAGCAGAAGGCCATCCGAAAGGTTTGTGTGTAGcgagggtgtgtgtatgtgtcatgCTTTACTGGGTTTGAGCCATCCCTGTCCCTCTTCTCAGCCCCGCTGCATCCCGCTCTCACTTGCTGGGCCCTTTGGCTAGGGGGCGGCGGGGGGGCGGCTTTTGCAAGACCTGCATCTGCTTTAGAAaccattctctgtgtgtgtggccAATGGCTGGCAGTGCAGCCATAGGACCCCAGCATGGGGGGTGTGAACAGCCAGCTGGGCCTGTTGGAGTGACGTTCAGGCAAACAGGATGGATCTGGCCTGCATGGAAGGCCAGCGGCAGGCTGCGGTGTCAGGTCCTAGGAAAGCAGGGAACTGGCCCCATGGGATATGAATGGCTCTGCAGGCTACAAATTAAAGGTCTGCACTGGCCTTGTAGCGTGAGAAAAACCAAGAGTGAGCAACAGCGGCTAGGACTGCAGCACGTGCTGAGAAATACCCCCACACCCCCTGTATTGTACTGACACGAGTCCCCCAGCTGTTCCCAGGATAGTGACCAAATGCTGCAGGTCTGATCTCATGCCAGGGAGtgggccagcagccaggccctgcaTGCCTCAAGGAGGCCAACAAAGACTAGGCTGTTAATTCAAGAACAGGACATATTCACCAATCACATTACAATATGCAGATAAAAGGCGGTGGGAGAAGGTAGGCAGTGATTGGCTGATATGCCTTTAATGTCACATTCCAGTGGGAAGGCGGCAGGCAGAGGAATGGGTGATTGGTCAACTCACCTCTGACATCATATCACAGTCCAATAGGGAGATGGAAGGATGATGATTGGTTGACTTACCTTGTGACATCACCACCCCACCAACTGACAAGAAGCTTTTGATAGGTTGGCAGTAAAGAGGCTAGACACAGAGAAGGGGGAAAAGCAACATGGGTCATGCACAGGCAGGAGTACAGGCTGATCTAGGAGCAGTGTCCATGTGCTCTAAATGGGGGATCCAACCAGCTTGCAGTGGCTGAAAGAAGCCtactggcatggagaaagtgaataaggaagtgttatttactccttcacataacacaagaatcaggatCATCTAATGACATTAAcagacagcaagtttaaaacaaacaaaaggaagtatttcttcccacaatgcacagtcaacccatggaactcattgccaggggatgttgtgaaggccaagactataacagggctcaaaaaagaactagataaattcctggaaaaTAAggccagcaatggctattagccaggatggtcagggaccgaaccccatgctctgggtgtctctaaacctctgactgccagaggctgggattggctaacgggatggatcactcggtaattgccctgttctggtcattacctctgaagcatctggccttgGCTACTGTAGGATACtgagctagctggaccattggtctgatctggcATGGCTGCTCTTATGAGGCATGGGGCCTTTCAGCAGGAGAGTGGGCTGGTGGGGAGAGATAGGGAAAGGCCACCAAGGAACACTGAAAGGGGTCACAAGGCACCCCTGAACATGGGACAGCTGAGGGCCGGGCCAGGCCTGCATGTTTGAGGACAAGACAATGGGGTCactgaaggggcagggcagttTTCAAGGGGCTTTCCATGGGCTGTGCTGGAGGGCAGCATCAAAGAAATCAATGCAATCAGACCCAGCAAATTCCATCACTCTGCCCATCAGCCAGGCCTTGTGCCACATGCCGGTTGACGCTTGGACTCACCTCCAGGCCTAGCTCCCCCCATACTCCCTGTACTAAGTATTAACTATTTCCTACGTCCACGGGGTCAGTGTCTCCTCATGATCCCCCCTCTGGTAGTTCTCTCTGTCCCCAGTCCTTTCCCCCACGCCTGACCTTGAGGCATCCCACGGCAGGAGAGTCCCTGGCAGTGCCGCCCTGGCCGAGGAGGCACCGTTGGGCAGCGGAAGCAGGGGGACTTTGAGGGCCAAACCCTTGGCTTCTTTCCTGGCAGTGGAAGGGTCAAATCCCACTCTGGAGTGAAGACTTTGGAGGAAGCCTCCTACCGGGATCCGTGCAGAGCTCCCATCATGGcggtgggggtggtggggggctctCTGTGAGGAAACACTTGGACACCAagggcctggggggcagggccaagggCTGCAAGGACAAAGCGTCTCTCCTTTAGGGACCGTGCTGCAGCCTGATGAGCTTCGCAGCACAGGGAGTGAGATAGGCCACGTTGCATGGCTTGTGGGGTCTGGAATATACAACGCAGCACCCGGTACCTGGTATGCGGCCCCTTCTGGGCTGGATCCGCAGAGACCATGGTACAGCCCCAGCTCGGCAGGCCTGCATGAGCACTTGGTGCATAGCAAGCTGGGGCGTGGACCTCCagtgctgcagcctgcccatGTGTGCCCTGCTGCCATACGCTTAGCGCTCCCTGGCGCACGCTGACGTCTTGCAGTTTGACTCCGCAGGAGCTCAATGTCATACTGACCCACCCAGGCAGCCCTAATGTAGCCCCAAAGGCAGGGACCCTGCCTTCCCCTAATCCACCCCAACTCCCCGGCCCTTCTAACTCCTGAGCAGGCCACTTGAAAGGGAGATCTGCAAACTGGGGAAACGCAGCTAAATGAGGAGCCAGCCCTAGCTCCTGTAACTCACCAGTGCTGCCCAGGCTGGAGGATCTACCACTGCTCAGCCTCCCTGACCTTCACCTGCACATTAAAGCACAGTGCTCAAGAGGCAGCAATAAAAACACCTGCTAGTTGTGGCCATACAGCCTGCTGTGCCCTGCATCTTGCCCGGAGGGAGACTCAGCTAACAGCTGTCACAAAGCCCTTGGTGTCCTAGAACCTCTCAAAGCCTTCAGGAAAGAAAGGATCTCTCATGCCACGTGTTGCCTGAGCAACCGCTGCCCCCTGCCAGCTAACACGCCAACGGAAAATGCCAGCAAACAATGCAGACAAAAGGGCTAAACAGTAAGAGCCTGGGCTCTGCTGCTAAGATACCGAAAACCTTTTGTCAGCTCGAAGCTGCTGCTTGGCCAAAGTCTTGCCTTGCTCCCAGCCAGTGTGACTGGGACTCCAGGCTGTGGTACTTGGTTGGCACCCACGTCTTTCTGCACTGTGACCACCAGGCAGCAAGAGCTGTTTTCTAAGAGGCCACGCAGCAATTCTGGATTTGTCTTGAGGGCCGTTAGTGCTTTTTCTGTGCAGCCAGAGGATGGGCGCGAGGGGGGGCATGGCTGGTCGGGAGAAAACGGGGCAGATGAAACCGAAGGCGTCACCACAGGAGAAGGGCCGGACAAATCTCCTTCAGCACATGCTCAGCAGGCGGGCCCCCACTGCCAAGGAGGATACAGTCAGTGTCTCCTGTGTCTCCAGCGCACGGTGTGGGGACAGACTGGGATATTGGCAGAGCTAGGCTGGGAGACGGCCCACGCAGCTGTGGGTAGGTTGGCACAATGTGATCTCAGTAAGCTCCCCACATCAGGGCTTCGATCTTCCTTTTACTGGCATGTGTGCGGCAGGCTGAGCTTGCCAGTGgtggagggctgggggggcttcCTACACTGCACAGGAGTGCGTTAGAGCTCAGAGCTGCAGGCTGCAGATCCTAGAGCATTTCAACCTATTCACAGGGACATGGGTAGAGCCCATCAGCACTGCTCCTTTCACCATGCTGtaactgggggaggagaggcccATGCTGTCACCGAGCCCCTGTCTTGGGCAGCATTGCTATGTCAATTGGGCTTTGGAGTTTCTCCACTCAGTCAtgtccagatccacaaaggtatttaggctcctagtgTCCACTGATTTCAGCGGGAGGATCTGTGTCTAGAAACTTAGAATCTTCAAGGCCCCAAACCCTGCAGCTCCTTTCAGCTCTAGCTCCTAGAGTCTGTAACCTCTGTACAGCCCAGCTTCTGACACTTCCTCCTACTCGGTAGTagttgcactgaagtcagtgagctaCTCGGGGAGAATGGGCAGAGGAGTAACAGCAGAATCTGGCTTCTGCAAATAGCTGGTTATTTGTGGCCACAGTAGGGCTGCCTGGATAGTAGCTCTGGGAGCTTTTCTGACTGGCATCCGAACAAGCCTCTTTCAAATCCCCTTTCCCAGTTCATGCTGCGTTTCTGTCACCTCCCAGAGGGTGCAGAAAATGTTTGGTGGCTCAGGAAAGCTTCAGTTTTACAGCCCTTTAAATAGGTAGAGAAATCCCAACTCTCTTTAGGGTGAACTGGCCATTTCCAAGGGCGAGATGGCAAATCAAATCACGGTCAACCATTCCAAAAGGGACTTTCTCACATCCCCAGTGCAAAGCAACTGCGCAGTGCTGTCCGGATACAGCAACAGGTGCACAGGACAAGAAAGCGTTGGACAGGAAATCCGTTAGTCCATCATCACTGACTGCCTGCAACAACCCAGCACAGCATGTGTGAGATCAGCTCTCTTGGGCAGAAAGTCAATAACTAAGGGCTGCTATTGGACTGGGGCATCTGGGtccagctcctggctctgccactgactccctgggtGACCCTTTGGCACGTTACTTGGGTTGAGATTTTCAGAGGTAACTGGGGAACAGACACATCTGGGGTCAGCTCCCGTTCAGTGGCTCAATCCCTGAGTCATTGTTGAGCACCTTAAtcactctgtgcttctgtttcccatctgtagaACAGGAATAACGCCACTTCCTGGGTCTGCTTGTGtggttagactgtaaactccctggggcggggggtgtctcTCACTATGGGTATATGCAGCACCTTGCACCAGGGGACCCTGCCCTTGGTCAGGGGTCTCTAAGCACCACTGTAATGCAAAGAGCACTATTCTCGCTCATCTCACAGCATCTGTTTCAATTCAGCCATTCCAAAAAGGAATCAACTGAAATTTATCTTTTCTGTAATTTTCAGTGTACACAAGTCAACCCCCTTCACAGCCAAGTCACCTTCCCCTGACAGGGGAACTTCAATGTTCTGAGACAGGCACATCCAGCCACAAGCTTCCCCAGGCTCCGAATGCTCCCCAGGACCTTTCTATTCCTGCCTGTCTCCTTCCCCAGGAGAAGGCGCTTGCCAGAAATGTCAGCAGAAGCCCTCCGGTGGtggttttgttgcaaactctccGCTCTTTGCAGACACAGGCGAAATGGCCAATTTTGTCAGATGCTGCTGagtgccccacagctcccaccagGAGCCTGGACCTGAGGATCCTCATGGATTAGTTATAGAGCAAACCAAACACAACCCTACCCATACATCCCTATGCACACAGACAAAGGTGCGGTTCAGCATACGGTGCCCCTGTTCTCTGCTGGGGAAATTTACACTGATGCAGCGCTGCATGCCCTTTGCCGGGTTCCTCCTGCACGAGttgagtgctggggaaaggcGCTAGCCCACTTgatccctctgagatggaaatcTCACAGGAGAGGAACAGGGCAACATTCCTTCCCACGGtgccagcacccccccacccggGTACCCCATCCTGACTTGGGGCACCGCCTCCCAGGATGAAAGGCATGTGCTGATCCCCCAGCCTGCCTGTGAGAGGGACACATTTGTTGTCCACAGTGGTAGCATTCTGGACACATTCCAAGCTATCCTAGAAGCTCCCATATAGTTTCCATGGGGATCCTGCACTGGGAGCCCAATGCTTTGGAGGGTTGCTGAGGAGCTGGCACGAGTCCTGTGACACTGACCAAGATCTCCTTGCCTTAGGGGAGAGGCCCATTTGGGAACTAGGCCATGGGGGGGTCAATTCATTTATAAGATCCTTCCCCACGACATTGCAAAGCCAATCCAGAGCCACGTGCTCACTTGCCCATCCTGTCCCGGTTGAGCATGTGTCTGGGTGCACATGTCCCAGAGAAGAGGGGCACAGAGTGGGCAGCCTTAGGACCAGAAGGGACATCCTAGCTCCCTGAGTCATAGAAtgccaggattggaagggacctcaggaagccatctagtccaaccccctgctcaaagcaggcccaatccccagacagatttttgccccatatccctaaatggccccctcaaggattgaactcacaaccctgggtttaacaggccaatgctcaaaccactgagctatcccatccCCTGATACTACATGTCCCCAAGTACAAGCACCTGTACCATTTACAACACGTGTGCCAGCCCCCACTGGACTCAGCACTGGAGCCCTCCCAAGGGCATGGTACCTCCCGTCCCGTCCCATTTCTCCTTTCCTCTGTCTCAGTGCCTCATGTGGATAGCCTTCATCTTCCGCCTGGCACTGGCAGCAACCTCCCTTCACAAGGCCTGAATTACAGCtggcctctctcttcccctctagAAATTGCTTCTGCACAGGCTGGTATTTCTGGCTAAGATCTCCCCGGAGCTGGCCGACAAACAGGATTTAGCAGGTAAGCGCCTCAGCTTGTTTCTTCAATAGACACAtcagtggagggcaggagggccTGAAATGGAACAAGGGCCATGCGCACACTAGCTCCCGACCACACGCTGCATTGCAGCGCCTGGCCAGCGCTGCCTACGACTAAATGGCTATGTGACACACTGTGTCTGAGACACTGTCATGTGAGCCAGCTGCTGGGCTGGCGCTTTCCCCAGAACACCACTTGCTTTCTCCATGGGGTTGGGAAGCTGTGCCGGAGAAGGGAAGACTCGGCCTCCTACCCACCCTTCTGTGTATGACCCCACCCAGCACAGCCGTGGTGGAGTGACAGCAGTGAGGGCTCCGCATGTGCAGGGTTATCTGCTGGGGTGCAGTTGCTGGGATGGGATACCCCAAAGCAGCAGGTGTCACAGTTAGCACCCCATTGAGATGCATGGGACACTCTTAGCATCTCAGGCTGCTGTCATCCACAGGTCACATTTGTGGGCTGGAAAAATGATCATTTCTCTTTTAAAGGCCAAGTGGGAGTCTAATGTCAgcccatgggggcagggggagggcccTGGGCTCAGGCCCATCACACCTGTGCCTCACTCTGGCCctgccagagggcagtgtgcATGGAAAGCCCAGGCTGGACACTCAGGGAAGGATGGCTTGGGCCACACTGCAGACATGGGTGCTGCTGTGCAGGCTGGTGGGCTCTGGCCCCCATCATTGAGCGAGCCGATTCCAGGCCCCTAGTGAGGGAGGGCGACATGCAGCCTCCTGGAGGAACATGGAGATGCCAACATGCCTGATACTGGTTTGCAACTAGCCCCAGGCAGCTCAGGAGTTCCCATTCTGACTGCTAGAGACTGCTGTGCCATGGGTGCTCTGAacggggcagggccctggggccgTCACACaggggttccttcccccacccctttacaGTGCACTGGGTGAGGGGCAAGGGCAGGAGGGATCCTGCAGCCTGGAGaaggaggcagctgcaggagccaGGGCCTGCACTAGCccggtgggggctggggggtggcatCAGCCAGCAAACACTGTATGCGCTCTGGGTTCTCCACAGGGTACTGGCACCgtctcttcctgagtctgcagcgCTACTACCAGGGCGAGGGGGTCACGGGCCTCCTGCTGCTCTACCCCACCTATGTGGTGCACACCCTGGAGGTACGGGGCAGGCGGGCATGGGGCCGGCCAGCCCGCGGATGGATGGGAACATCAAAGAAAGGGACTGGAAACTGGGGGAGCCCTGGAGGGGTTATGAGATGGCTTAGGATTGTCCTTCGCAGGCTgcacccagctctgatccccagtCCCGttcctccccacctcaccccacgtCACCCTATGTGAAACACCCTGCACCCCGTCTCCCCATCTCTCCCTCCAAACCAATCACCCTACACTGAGcctggcgtgtgtgtgtgtgggggggcagcaACAAGACAGAGAACAGCTGTGGAAGGTGGGAAGCGAGAGCTAGAACCCCCCAAACCTCATTGGAAAACCACTGCCCTTGCCCCCGCCCCAGACCCCCATCCTCCCCAGTCCCAGATCTAAGGGCTCATCCCCCACCCTAGCCTCGCCCCATATcccctccagtcccctaatcaaaGGACCCATTACCCATCCCAAACATCAGAATCTAAGGGtctatcccccacccctcccaactcCACAATGTGAGGGCCCGTCCCCCAGCCTTGCCCCCTAACCCCACAATCTAAGGGCCTCAAACTTAGCTCACCCACTCCACATGTAAGAACCGCaggtctgtctcccccacgccaGAATCTGAATGCCCCATGCCCATCCCTCTTTTAGCAGCTCACTGTGCTGCATCGCCCTCAattcctcctgcccccaggcCTGGCAGCTGTGGCTGGCATGTTCGGGCTGAGCTGGGCTAGCAGCCTGGGCAAATTCACTCATGTCCTCTCATACTAGTACCAATTGGGGCCACACAGCCTCGCCAGTATGCCCGGAGCCTCCATCCCACCACCCGGCTGCAGCCCTGAGCGTCTGTTGAGACGTGATTGGTGGGGGTTGAGCAGCTAATGTGGTTGCTCTGCTTTCAGGCCTCCAGCGAGGTGCTTTACTCCATCCTGAGGGACCTGCGAGACATGCAgccccagcagcacaggtgaGGGCTGGCCAGCCAGTGGCTGGAGGGTTTTCAGCTGCCACATTTCAGAAGTCTTTCACCAAACCCTAGAGTGCACATGAACGAGGACGATGGCAGTTGGGCTGCGTGCggggatcaaacctgggaacCTCGAGATCTAAAAGCAGATGCCTCTGCTGCTATTGGCTGGGAGGCAATAGCTGACTAATTCGATATTACAAGAGCCaggggctggaaattgaagccaggcaaattcagactgggaataagggatccatttttaacagggagagtaattaacccagtggctctcaaacttttgcagtggtgacccctttcacacagcaagcctcggagggcaaccccccttataaattaaaaacactttttaaaataattaacaccattataaatgctggaggtgaagcaggattttgggtggaggctgacagctcacgaccccccctccccacccacagtttgagaacccttgaattaaccactgggacaatttaccaagggccatggtggattctccctccCTGGCAAGTTTTCAAATCAAGAGCGGATGTTTTCCTATAAGATTTTCTCTATGAATTGGGGGGCGCGGGGCGTTTCTCTGGCCTgggtcatacaggaggtcaggctagatcatCACCATGGTCCCATTCGGCCTTGAAATCTCTGAATCTCTGCCCATCTTTACTGGGTACAGCCAGGAgagggagctgcagccacagctCTGTGGGCACGGTGCACCCCGATGGGAAGCATGGCTCTGGGCAGAGGCTGCCGGCTTCCAGCGGAGGGGAAAATGGGAGCCCCACAGCGCAGACACTGGCTGGGAAAAGACTCTCTCTGGTGCCCTCTATAGGGGAAAGGGGCAATTGGAGGGTCTGCACCAACCTGCCACCAGGTTAATTTGCATATTGAGCTCTCTGTCTCCCCCTGCAGATTAAAAGGGGTAACAGAGGTGTTCCTACCTGCCGCCAGGTGTTTgctttagagctggttggaaaaaggTTTTTGTAGCTGTGGAAAACATAGacaaaaagttaaaaaacaaaaagtcaatTTTTTGCTGAAACAGCCAACTCTTTGGCTGAAAACCAGGCACAGCTAAATGCATGGGAACAGCTGTACTGGGGTGATCCCCTTCTTACCAGCCTAATGTGTCCACACCAGGGGGTGGTACTGCTTTAGCAATGCCAGGCTAGTATGGCACCATCTTTGCATGTAACAAGGCCTCAGTAGGCAGGTAGCGACCCTCCTGTTAACCCCTGGGGTGACAGACCCCTTTTTTGCTGTGAGAGGGAACTGATCCACTGCCCTGGCCTGTCCCAGGGCCCTCATTCTGGAGCCCAAGATCCTGGTGCTGTCCCACAACATTCCCTCCCGGCTATTCCAGCACTGGAGCTACAAGGTGCTGGCTGTGCCCAGCAGGCACCTGGGCTACGACACCTCACGCGAGGAACCAGTTGAGACCATCACTGGCGAGTGCCTGGCGATGCTTCTGAAACTGGGGATGTACCTGCTGAAATACCCCAAGGTAAGGGCCAGGAGGCACTGCTAGTGCCCCCTAATGTGGGTAGGGCAGCTTGGGAGGTCTGTCGTGCCCCATCTCTAGCCAAATCTTTGGGATGCCCCCACATACAGGGTGGTGCTGCCTTTGGAATTATAGGCCCTCGCTGACCTGTCCAGCCACTTTCAATTCCATCGTCTACAGCAGGAGCGGCCCAGCTCACCACAGGTGGGCACGCTCGGTGAGTGGCGGAACGGCCAGTCGAGTTCTCGCGCTGGCTGCGGCAGGCGCGATTTTCCTCTGGCATTGAGTGGCTGAGGGCTTTCTTGCCTCTTCTGATTTCCagagccccccaaacctccctGATGTCGTTCTGGAGGAGGTCCCCAACTTAATTATTCCCCAGGACACCATCTGCCACCTCCTGGAGTGCCGGGATCTCCTGAGCCCTGCACAGTTCCTGCAGGCCTACGATTCCCCCTTGAACGTCGTCATGGACTCAGGTATGTTCCTGTGTGCCACGGGCTGCATGCACGGTGCGGGGATGCACGTGACTTGTGTCCAAGGGCTCAAAGCTTGTTCTTCTCCTGCAACGTTGTGACTGTGAACTGTCCCCTGGCTAAGAGGAAATCAGAACCAGAAAACCAGACTCCGTGAGGATGGAAACAGCCCTATGAGCTCTGCTCCAGAGTTCGTTAATCTCTGCCTTGGCACTTGGATGCAGCAGGGACAGGGGCTGCTGAAGGACGGTGACAGATTTCCACTGCAAGGGGCAGAGAGAATTGCTTGATCCTAGAGAGAGCCCTTTCCTGAGGCAGCTGCTTGGGAGAACAGCAGCCAAGGGCATACCTGAGCCCTGGGGAGTGCTGCGTGCACAGGCAGAGGGGAGAACAGAGCTCAGATCTGCCAGGCAGAACTGGTAACAAGGCCTAAGAAGGCCTCTTCTCGCCCTGGGCCGGACTGTTACTATTTGTAGCACCCAAGTGCCTCTGATCCCCAGCCACTGGCCAGACCCTTCCTGCATTCTGTCATCGAGTGCCGGGGCCGGTCTGGGCAATTTGCCCTGCCCAGGCTGCTCCACAGGAGCTTAATAGCTAGGAA from Gopherus flavomarginatus isolate rGopFla2 chromosome 12, rGopFla2.mat.asm, whole genome shotgun sequence includes the following:
- the LOC127032262 gene encoding testis-expressed protein 47-like isoform X1: MGARGGMAGREKTGQMKPKASPQEKGRTNLLQHMLSRRAPTAKEDTKLLLHRLVFLAKISPELADKQDLAGYWHRLFLSLQRYYQGEGVTGLLLLYPTYVVHTLEASSEVLYSILRDLRDMQPQQHRALILEPKILVLSHNIPSRLFQHWSYKVLAVPSRHLGYDTSREEPVETITGECLAMLLKLGMYLLKYPKSPPNLPDVVLEEVPNLIIPQDTICHLLECRDLLSPAQFLQAYDSPLNVVMDSECVWPVPGKVKLDAVSS
- the LOC127032262 gene encoding testis-expressed protein 47-like isoform X4; the encoded protein is MGARGGMAGREKTGQMKPKASPQEKGRTNLLQHMLSRRAPTAKEDTKLLLHRLVFLAKISPELADKQDLAGLQRGALLHPEGPARHAAPAAQHWSYKVLAVPSRHLGYDTSREEPVETITGECLAMLLKLGMYLLKYPKSPPNLPDVVLEEVPNLIIPQDTICHLLECRDLLSPAQFLQAYDSPLNVVMDSECVWPVPGKVKLDAVSS
- the LOC127032262 gene encoding testis-expressed protein 47-like isoform X2 translates to MGARGGMAGREKTGQMKPKASPQEKGRTNLLQHMLSRRAPTAKEDTKLLLHRLVFLAKISPELADKQDLAGYWHRLFLSLQRYYQGEGVTGLLLLYPTYVVHTLEASSEVLYSILRDLRDMQPQQHRALILEPKILVLSHNIPSRLFQHWSYKVLAVPSRHLGYDTSREEPVETITGECLAMLLKLGMYLLKYPKSPPNLPDVVLEEVPNLIIPQDTICHLLECRDLLSPAQFLQAYDSPLNVVMDSGHVFGSDNPYAV
- the LOC127032262 gene encoding testis-expressed protein 47-like isoform X3, whose protein sequence is MASRTKRALSIQYELEEFAFKARFSVYGLAREQQKAIRKKLLLHRLVFLAKISPELADKQDLAGYWHRLFLSLQRYYQGEGVTGLLLLYPTYVVHTLEASSEVLYSILRDLRDMQPQQHRALILEPKILVLSHNIPSRLFQHWSYKVLAVPSRHLGYDTSREEPVETITGECLAMLLKLGMYLLKYPKSPPNLPDVVLEEVPNLIIPQDTICHLLECRDLLSPAQFLQAYDSPLNVVMDSECVWPVPGKVKLDAVSS